The Pelagibacterium nitratireducens genome segment CCTGGTTGGCGCCTACGCTACCTATGTAGCCGTCGTTGTCGTCTGGGTGCTGGAGCTGGTCTGATGGAGATTTCCAGTATCGGAATAGCGACAGCCTTCGCCGCAGGCGTGATATCCTTTTTGTCGCCCTGCGTTCTGCCGCTAGTACCGGGCTATATATCCTATGTCGCGGGGCGCACGATCAGCGCCGACGGGGTTCCGGCCCATTCCGGAATAAAGGCGGCGAGCCGAACCCTCGGCCTCAGCCTCTGCTTCGTTCTCGGCTTCTCGACCGTGTTCGTCTTGCTCGGGGCCAGTGCGACCGCGTTGGGCGGACTCCTGCGCACGCATCTTTACGAAGCAAACCTGATCGGCGGTGTGATCGTCGTCATCTTCGGCTTGTTCACAACCGGCCTTGTACCGATGCCTTGGCTCGATCGTGACGTGCGGTTCCATTCCAGTCCGAACAGCGGCGGCGCTTGGTCTGCCTACTTGCTCGGTCTCGCTTTCGCGTTCGGCTGGACCCCATGCATCGGACCTGTGCTGGGCTCGATCCTGGCCCTATCCGCCGCTAACGCCACGGTTGCAAGCGGAACGGCGCTGTTGGCCGTATACTCGCTGGGCCTTGGCCTGCCCTTTATCCTGGCCGCTCTGTTCATGCGCGGATTCATGACACGGATGTTGTCAATGCGCCGAACTGGCCGGGTGCTCAAAATCGTCGCTGGCGGGGTGATGGTGGTCATGGGTATCGCCATGATTACCGGCCATCTCTCCAGCTTTGCAATTTGGCTCCTCCAGACGTTCCCGGCCCTCGGCCGAATCGGCTGAGCCGGGGTTTTTAAGGGATTATGCGATATGCTCAGGCTCGGCCTTCCAATCGTCCTTGGCGGATTTCTCCTTGATCAGGCGACGAAATGGTTGGTCCTGAACCATGTCATGAACCCACCTCAGGTCATCCCTGTCACCGATTTCTTCAATCTCGTGCTCGGCTTTAACACCGGCGTGAGCTTCGGATTGTTCGGCGAGGCTCCGGCTTGGATCCTGATGGCGTTCACGCTTGCCATAGTCGCCGGGCTCCTGGGCTGGATCAAGCGAACCGACAACCGTCTCACGGCCGCCGCCCTCGGGCTTATCGTCGGGGGCGCGCTGGGCAATCTGCTCGACCGGCTGCGGCAGGGCGCCGTGACGGATTTTCTGGATTTCTACATTGGCAGCTATCATTGGCCAGCCTTCAATCTTGCCGACGTGGCGATCGTATGCGGGGCGGGGCTCTTGCTCATCGAGAGCGTCCTAGCCAGAGACGACACGAAAGCCCGTAGCGCCTGAACCAGTGCCTGCCCGACGAAGGACGCTCAATGCCTCAGATCCCCCGCACCGCAACGCCGGACGCCACTCTGGCCCTTATCAATGATCCGTATCGGTTCATATCGAAGCGATGTCGGAAGTATGGGGCAGACCTATTCGAAACACGGCTGATGCTGCAAAAGGCGACCTGCATGACCGGGCCGGAAGCGGCTCGGCTCTTCTACGACAACGACCGGTTCATGCGGCGTGGCGCCATGGTCGGGCGGATTCAAAAGACGCTGCTCGGACGGGGAGGCGTGCAGGGCCTGGACGACGAGGCTCACAAACACCGCAAGCAGATGTTCATGTCGCTGATGAGCGCTGAGCAGCTCGCTCGGCTGGTGGCGGGAACCGCCGAAGAGTGGCAGACCTGCGCTCGCGCCTGGACGCTAAAGGACGAAGTGGTTCTATATGACCAGTTGCACGGCCTTCTCACGCGCGCTGCCTGCGCCTGGGCCGGTGTGTCGCTCGCGGACTCAGAAGTCGCGCAGCGAACGCGAGAGATCACCGCGCTATTCGATTATGCCGGATCTATTGGGCCGAAACACTGGTGGGCTCGCTTGGCCCGCAAGAGGAGCAACCGCTGGATCGAGACCATCATCGGTCAGATTCGAAGCGGCCGGTTACGCCCCGCCGAACAATCCGCTGCCCATGTTATTGCATGGCACCGGGATCTGAACGGTGAGTTGCTGCCGCCTCACTTCGCTGCTGTGGAAGTGCTAAACGTGATCAGACCGATTGTGGCCGTCAGCGTCTACATCACGTTTGTAGCGCACGCCCTGCATCAATATCCTGAGTGTCGGCGCAAGCTCCAGGCCGGCGATGATGAGAGCTACACTGAACTCTTTGCCCAGGAGGTCCGCCGGTTCTATCCTTTCTTTCCTGCTGTCGCGGCACGGGTGCGCCGTGACTTTGAATGGCAGGGGTATCACTTCCCCCAAGGACGCCGCGTTCTCCTCGACCTTTACGGCACAAACCATGATGCGCGCTCATGGGAAACACCCGAAACGTTTCGGCCAGAACGGTTTGGTGATTGGGACAGGAGCCCCTTCAACTTCGTCCCTCAAGGTGGCGGCGATCACCATATGCATCACCGATGCCCAGGTGAGTGGATCACGATCGAACTGATGAAGCAGGCTTCGGAGGTTCTATCCAGAAGCATACGGTATGATGTGCCGGAGCAGGATCTGCGGATCGACTATTCGAGGTTGCCTGCTCTGCCGCGCAGCCGCTTCATCATCAAAAACGTTCGGCAGACTTCGACCCGCATTCCTGCTGCGTCGCCAAGCTGACGCCGTGCGTTCAACGGCAAATTTGGCTGGGTGCATTGGTGCCGGCGACGTCCGGCAACAATAAGCGAGAATGGACATCAAAATCGTTCTCCGCTCGCCGCGACACAAGCTCAACGAGCTGCCGGTTGCCAAAATTGCATAATCATAGCATCTTGAGTATTATGTTTAAAATCAATGGCTTAGTTCCATAATGTAAATTATGCGAATTAAAGGTGTAGCGGCTATTTAGTAATGCGACACATGGGCCACTTAGAGATGCGACACCCGCCCCTCTAACTGTGGTCAAGTTCAACATTGGAAGGAAGACTGGCTTCGACGACGCTTAGCGCTGACGGAGTTGCCATGTCCTTGATCACCATGTCGCAGAAAGAACTGAACCGCCTCGAAGCCATTCAGAAAATCCGGGCACGCCAATTGAGTGTTGTCCAGGCCGCTGAACTGCTCCACATCAGCCGCAGCCAGGTTCACCGGCTCTTGCAAGCCTACGATCGCGCCGGCGCCGATGGTCTTGCGTCCAAGAAGCGCAGCCGGCCGAGCAATCGCCGCCATACAAACGATTTCCGTAATCATGTGCTCGATCTGGTTCGTGCGCATTATCCGGATTTCGGGCCGACCTTTGCCCGAGAGAAGCTGGTCGAGCGACATGGCCTCGGGATCAGCAAAGAGACCTTGCGCAAATGGATGATCGAATCTGGGCTCTGGACGTCTCGCCGCGAGCGCAAGCGGAGGATTTTCCAACCCCGCGGCCGCCGCGATTGTTTTGGAGAGCTGGTGCAGATCGATGGCTCTCATCACTGGTGGTTCGAGGAGCGCGGCCCCAAGTGCGCCCTGCTCGTTTATATCGACGACGCGACCGGCAAGCTCCTTCACCTGCGTTTTGCCAAGTCCGAGAACACCTTCGACTATTTCCAGGCGACGAAGGCTTATTTGCAGGAATGGGGCAAGCCGATCGCCTTCTATAGCGATAAGCACGGCGTTTTCCGCACCACGCATGCCTCCGAGAAGGACCGCACCAGCGGGTTCACCCAGTTCGGCCGCGCCCTTTATGAGCTCAATATCGACATCATCTGCGCAAACACGCCGCAGGCCAAGGGCCGTGTGGAGCGCGCCAACCTCACTCTGCAAGACCGACTGGTCAAGGAGCTTCGGCTACGCCGGATCTGCACCATCGAGGCTGCAAACGCTTACGTTTCCGAGTTTATCGCAGATTTCAACGCGCGATTCGGCAAGGAGCCTTACAACCCCAAGGACATGCACCGCCCGCTTGCGGATCACGAGAACCTGGACGGTGCCATGTGCCACAAAGAGGTTCGAACGGTCTCGCAGACGCTTACGCTGCGCTACGACAAGGTGCTATTCATCCTCGAGCCTACGGATCTGGCCAAAAGCCTGGCACGACAGAAGGTTGTTGTTTGCGACTATCCCGATGGCAGGCTCGAGATCGAGCATGAAGGCACCACCCTGCCCTACAGAACCTTTGACAAGCTCCGCTCGGTCAACCGGTCAGAAATCGTTGGCAACAAGCGTCTGGACTCAGTCCTCGCCATGGTTGTCGACATGCAGGCTGGGCGCGACCTTAAGCGTAGTCAGCGCGCTCCACGCCGCACGGGGCAGACGAACCACATGTTTGGTATCCCTGACGGCAGCGTGAGCAACGGCTATCAGAAGCGACAGAAACGATAGGATTTGACCCACCCGCACTGGCCATAAAATGTATTGTTCGGCACGATGGCCATTACTCCAATTGGAGATCATATTCAGCCATTTGAGCTAAAGTGTCACACGAGACTTACATGGGTAAACGGGAGAGAATGCTTTGCCGATCATACCAAGTCTATCGGAGCTACAAGAAACAATAGCACGCATGGAGCCCAAATGGCTCACGAGCCCAGAATTGCGAATAACATACGAGCGGCTTTGCCAACGTTTTGACGAAGACCTTTCTAATAGTCGTGACCGGATGTTAAGCAAATGTGCCGTCCTGATGCTGATCAAGTTTCAGAGTGAAACTAGCCACGGCCGCAAATACAACGATTGACGCCCCCTCCGAATTTTCAGCTACCCTGTCCATCGGCAGTCCACGATTGTAAGTGGCCTCCTGCCCGCACCCGTCCAGGCTGCGCAATCCTGACCAGCTCCACCTGGACGGGCGCTGTGCTGTGCCAGCCTATTGCCCATATGTCGCATTTCTAATTAGCCAGCCCCGTCGCACCCCTAAACAGCTTTGACAAAAGGTTTGTAGGCGGGTGCGCGCTATTCCCAAGTGCGACTTCTGTTTGAAACCAATAGGTTATCACACAGGAGGATTATGTCATCGGAACAAACTACAGCCACCTCACCCTCGATGAGCGCCGCAGAATTGAGCGTTGGCGGCAAGCAAACGTGCCAGCGGGGGAAATCGCAAAGACCCTGGGGCGCCATCGATCGACCATTTTCAGAGAACTCAGGCGCAATCATTTTCGCGATGATCAGCTGCCCGATGTCGTTGGTTACTTTGCCGTGGCTGCGCATCACGACTGCGCCAAACGCCGGTCCCGCAAGCGCAAATTGATCAAGCATGCGGATCTGCGCTGTCTCGTCGTGGCTCGGATCAAGGATGGCTGGACTCCTGAACAGATTGCTGGCCGGATGCGCTATGAATGTGCATCCCGCCGCGTCTGTCAGGAAACGATCTACCGCTACGTCTACTCGAAGGAAGGCATGGCCCAGGAACTGTGGTGGTATCTGCCGACTCATCGCAAATCGCGCAAGCCCAGGCGTGCCAGGAAGCGCCTGCCGCCAAAATTTCATCGCGACGTCAGCATCTTGTTCCGACCAGACGTCGTGGCGCACAGGACGGAGTTCGGACATTGGGAAGGCGATTTGATGTTGTTCAAACAGCGCTTTGGCACGAGCAATGTCACCTCGCTGGTCGAACGCGTTACCCGGTTCACCGTGCTCTTGAAGAACGACAACAGAAAAACCGGTCTTGTTCTCGGCAAGGTTATCCAAGCCATCGGTCACCTTCCCTTTCATTCGCGTAGGTCGATCACCTTTGACCGCGGGACGGAGTTCGTCGGGTGGCCACATCTCCAAGCCAAGATCGGGACGCAGACCTGGTTCTGCGATCCCTCCGCACCCTGGCAGAAAGGCGCGGTTGAGAACGCCAACCGTCGGGCCCGCCGATGGCTTCCTCGTAAACTCGACATGGGCCGGGTTAGCGATCGGGAGCTGAAACAACTCTGCGATCGGCTCAACGCTACACCCCGAAAATGCCTGGGGTGGAAGACGCCGGCGGAAGCCTTCCGGGAAAAGATGCTGGGCAGGTGAGGAGACCTCCCCTACCCTCGCACACCGCAGACGTCGCACTTCAAGTATCGCTCACAGCCTAGCTTGAGCCCACAGCCTCGAAATGGGCGGGGTAGCTATGGTCAGTCTCGCATTGATCGTGGTCCGCGAGAACTTCGATAATGCGGCAGTCACAGATGCGACCATGATCACATTCATTGACCATGCGCTGCAATTCGTGACGCAAGGTCTCCAGTTGCTCGATACGACGTTCAACCTTTACCAGGTGACCGCGGGCGATACTGTCGGCCTGATGGCAGGAATCCTGTGGCCGTTCCGACATGGCAAGCAGTTCGCGTATGTCGGTAACTTCGAAACCAAGCGATCGGGCGTGCCGGATGAAACTCAACCGGTCGAGATGGCCGCGATCGTAGCGCCGCTGATTTCCCTCGGTTCGCAACGGTTCTGGCAGCAATCCGATCGATTCATAGTATCTGATGGTCGGCACCTTGGTGCCGGTCCGTTTGGACAACTCACCAATTGGGAAGTTCATCGAGGTCTCCTTGATGCTACTGCGCTTCTCGCGGGCCGAACAAGATGACTGCGGCGGCGGCGATCGCCATGGCACCCCCCATGAGATCCCAAGTGTCCGGCCGCCGTTGCTCTACCAACCAAGCCACGCGATCGAGGACGCGATGTAGATGCCGCCATACGCTGCATAAGCCCGGCCGGCCTGATCACTCGGGGCCAGGGTCAGAAGCCATGCGAACACGGCAAGCAAACAAGCCCAGGTAGAACCCATAGTCCGTCTTGTCCTTGGCGCAGCCAAGCCCAGAAGGCGAAGCAACCAGCAATTTCCGCGACCGCAGCCACCAGATAGACACCGGCGGTCGCCATTGTTTGCGGCATACGAAAACCCGTTTCAAGAATAAAATACGCCTCTTGACCCTATAGCGGCTAGAGCATTTAAACAAGACGCGGTCTCCAGCGAAAGGAATGACTATGGCCGCGAAAACCGAACCCCTCAAACTCCGCGTCGATGGTATGGATTGTGGCTCCTGCGCGCTCAAGATCGAGACCGCGCTCAGCCGGCTGCCCGGGACCGAAGAGATTTCGGTCAATCACACTGCGGGTTCCGTGACGCTTCAGCTCGATGAGCGGCAAACCACCCGTCGCAACATCGAGGACACCATTCGCTCTCTGGGCTATGTCCCGCAAGCAAGGGACGATGGCGCCAGCGCTGCCATTGGGGACGAGGCAGCAGAGCTTCCCTGGTGGAGGGCGCGCAACGCCAGATTTGCTGCAGCAACTGGCCTTCTTCTGGCTCTGGCATTCGCCATAGCGTTTTTTGTCCCCGCCATTGGGGAGTGGGCTTTTGCGATTGCCGCCGTCGTTGGGCTGGTGCCGATCGGCAGCCGCGCATTGTCTGGTGCACGCCACGGAACGCCGTTTTCAATCGAGACCTTGATGACCGTCGCGGCCCTGGGAGCCTTGGTAATCGGTGAGAGCGCCGAGGCCCTGGTGGTTATTTTCCTGTTTTCAGTCGGTGAGCTTTTGGAGTCCTTTGCGGCACAACGCGCTCGGGCCGGCATCAAATCGTTGATCGATCTCATACCGCGCCGTGCCCGTGTCGAGCGGGATGGCTCTGTTGTGGAGATCTCTGCCTCGGATCTTGAGATCGGCGACATCGCCATCGTGCGACCCGGTGATCGCATTCCATCCGATGGCGAGGTCATCGATGGAGTGTCCGAAGTCGATGAATCGCCCGTCACCGGTGAATCGGTCCCCGTGCTCAAAGAGGAAGGCGCCGCTGTATTCGCAGGCAGTGTGAATGCGAACGCGCTTCTCCGCGTCAGGATCACACGCACCGCTCAGGACAACACGATCGCGCGCATCGTGCATCTTGTGGAGGAGGCGCAGGGTGCCAAGGCGCCAACAGCGAGATTCATCGATCGTTTCAGCCGCTACTACACCCCTGCGGCCATGGTGGTGTCTGCGCTGATAATGGTGACGCCGCCTCTCCTGGTCGGGGCGGAATGGTCAACATGGATCTATCGCGGCCTGGCCGTCCTGCTCATTGCCTGCCCATGCGCATTGGTGATCTCGACCCCTGCTGCAATTGCCTCGGGCTTGGCGGCAGGGGCCCGTCGGGGACTGCTCATCAAAGGTGGTGCGGCACTCGAAGAGCTTGGGCGCGTCAAGACAATTGCCTTTGACAAAACCGGCACTCTGACAGAGGGCCGCCCCAAGGTTACCGATATCGTTGCCATCTCGGGAGATGACGCGGACCTACTGGCCCGCGCCGCTGCTGTCGAAGCCGGCTCCAGTCACCCACTCGGTAGCGCCATCACCGCAGCGGCCGAACAAAAATCGCTGGACATTCCCCGTGTATTCGGCGGCAGCCAGGCCGTCCCGGGCAAGGCCGTAACCGCGCGGCTCAAGGAAGGTTTTGTCTCTGTTGGCTCGCCCCGGTACGCCGCTGAACAGATGACAATCCCCGTCGATATCGCGCAAAGGATGAAGTCTCTGGAGGACGAGGGTAAGACGGTCGTTGTCGTTCTCGAAGCAAAAGCATTGCTTGGTTTTATCGCCTTGCGCGACGAGCCGCGCGAGGATGCCGTTTCCGGCCTTGCGTCGCTATCGGCGCTGGGCTTGCACAGTGTGATGTTGACGGGAGACAACGCGCGGACGGCTGCGGCCATTGCCGGAACACTCGGCATCACCGCGAAATCCGAACTCATGCCAGACGCCAAGCTGGATGAGATCGGCAATCTGCGAAAGGCAGGCGGGGTCGCCATGGTGGGCGACGGCATCAACGATGCGCCGGCACTTGCCGCGGCGTCGGTAGGCATTGCCATGGGCGGCGGCACCGATGTCGCGCTCGAAACCGCCGATGTCGCGCTGTTGAAGAACCGGGTTTCGGGCGTGGCGGAAACCATCGCCCTGTCACGGGCCACGATGGGCAACATCTGGCAAAATATCGCCATCGCACTCGGTCTGAAGGCGATCTTCTTGGCAACCACCCTGACCGGCACGACAACCCTTTGGATGGCGATCCTGGCTGACACCGGCGCGACGGTTCTGGTGACTGCCAATGCGCTGCGCCTGTTGCGGTTCTCGTCAAGCCAAGCCGTGCCGTCGGGAACAGCAGCCGCGCCCGCCGAGAACGGCGTGGGGCAACGTGGCGCACTGCAATCGACCGATGACCGCGTTACGCCTTCCGAAGCGAACAAGGGAGAAGCTGCATGATTGCAAAGGCCATATTTGCCGCTTTGATGCTTTTGCCGATAGCGGCTCCGGTCGCGGCCCACGAGTATACGGTCGGTTCACTTGTCATCGACCATCCTTGGGCGCGCGCCACACCACCAGGAGCTCGCGTCGCGGGGGGATACCTTGCGATCACCAACACGGGTCAAGAGGCCGACCGGCTGATTGGCGGGACGGCTCCAGATGCCCAGGCAGTCGAGGTGCATGAATCGAGCCTCAGCGCCGATGGCATCGCTCGGATGCGCCCTCTGGCGGAAGGCCTACTCATTCCGCCGGGGGAGACTGTAACGCTTCAACCCGGCGGTGTTCATCTCATGATCATCGCGCCCACGAAAGCTCTCAAGATAGGTGAATCGTATTCGGCGGCCTTGCGGTTTGAAAGTGCCGGTGAAGTGCCATTGGAGTTTGACGTCGTCTCGATAGGCGGACAACCTGCCAGCGAAGTCCACGGCTCTCCCCAATGACCAAGACGCTCAGGATCATCAAATTCGGCGCTTGGGGACTGTTGGCATTCGTCGCGCTTGCGATTGGTCTGGGCGCCATCCTCGAGAGAGTCAATTCCAGCCCCTCCACTGGGTCGACGGGTTCTTTGGCGATCGGGGGACCGTTCGAATTGACCGCCCACACGGGTGAAACGATCACCAACGAAGACCTGGCTGGCACTCCATATCTCGTATTTTTCGGTTTCACACATTGTCCCGATGTCTGCCCGACCACACTGGCGCAACTGACGGCAGTGCTCGAACAACTCGGTCCCCAGTCCGAAATTACCCCGCTCTTCATCACCGTGGATCCCGAGCGGGATACGCAAGACATCATGGCGGACTATGTTGGATATTTCGACGAACGCATCCTCGGCCTCCGGGGAAGCCTCGAGCAAACCGAGCAAGCTGCCGATGCTTTTGCCGCCTATTTTGAAAAAGTCCCGCTCGAGGATGGCGGCTACACAATGGACCATACCGCGAGTGTCTTGATGATGGATGCTCAAGGCGAATTCGCAGGCACACTCGATATTCACGAACCACTGGACACCCAGGTGGAAAAACTGCGCCGGCTCACAGGGGCCGACGCCTGAGGAATGGAGATAACACCATGAGATACCTGACTTTAGCAGGCCTGACCGTGTTGATCGGCACCATTGCGTCTGGTGCCGCGCTTGCGGCTCAGCAGGCACAGGTTTATTCGACCTCGGGTTGCGGATGCTGCCTGTCCTGGGTTCGCCATCTCGAGGAGAATGGTTATCGTGCAAAGGTTGAAAATCTCGACATGGGTGCGCTCATGCTGCGCAAGGTCGACGCCGGCTTAGGCCCCGACCTTGCCGCCTGCCACACGGCCGAAATCGATGGCTATCTCGTCGAGGGACATGTTCCCGCACGCGAGATCGATCGCCTTCTGGCCGAGCGGCCAGACGCGGTCGGCCTTGTTGTTCCAGGCATGCCCAGCGGTTCGCCGGGGATGGGCGAACCGACCCCGGATATGGAGCCCTATGATGTGCTCCTGTTGAAGCAAGATGGCAGCACCGAAGTCTATGCAAGCTATCCCTGACTGGTAACGCCTGAGCCGTAGATGCCGACGTTCATCCAAGTTCTGTTGTTGTCCCTTCTGCCTGCAGCCGGCAATTTCATCGGCGGTATCGTTGCCGAATTTGCCCGCGTCAGTGACAAGGCCCTCAACCGTGCACTGCACGCTGCCTCCGGAATTGTCGTGGCGGTCGTTGCTATCGAGATCATGCCCGAAGCGCTGGGGGGCGCATCGGCAGTACTCGTCGTGATCGCGTTCTGCCTGGGCGGGGCCGCCTATGTCGTTCTCGATCGCGGCCTCGGCACCATTCTGGGCGGATCGGGAGAGCAAGGGCCGTGGATGATCTATGCTGCGGTTGCAATTGATCTGTTCAGCGACGGCCTGATGGTGGGGATCGGTTCGACCGTCTCGATCGGTTTGGCTTTGGTCCTCGCAATCGGACAGGTGACCGCAGACCTTCCTGAGGGGTTTGCCGCGGTCGCCAATCTTCGCAAGAGCGGGATATCGCGGACCAAACGCATCCTACTTGCTGCATCCTTTGCCTTCGCCAGCCTTCTGGGGGCGACGGTCGGCTTTTGGCTTCTCCGGGACCAGGATCGGACCATCCAGTTGGCAGCCCTCGCTTTCGTGGGCGGTATCCTGCTTCTCGCAGCGGTCGAAGATATGCTGAACGAGGCCCACGGTGCCAGCGCCGATGCCAGTTGGTCATCGGCCTCTTTCATCGGCGGCTTCGCTCTTTTCACCCTGATTTCCAGCTTTCTGGGGTGAATCTATGGGCCTTTTGAGCAGAAGCGAAATCCGCTGCCTCTATGATCGGACCGCTCCGATCTACGATTGGGCATTGTTTGCATACAGACTCTTGGGCGTGCAGGCTCAACGTCGAACCCTAATCCGAATGGCCAACATTCGTTCAGGTGACACCGTCATCGATCTCGGATGCGGGACCGGTGCCAATTTTCCTTTCCTTGTCCACGCTGTTGGACCGCAGGGACGGATCATAGGAATTGACCTCTCCACCAGCATGCTGGAGCGCGCGCGAGCGTTGGTCGACCGCAAGGGGTGGTCAAACGTCGACCTCATTCAAGGCGATATCGCCGAGGCTCCCAACCGTTTCGAGTTCGACGCGGCAATTGCTGCATTTGCGTTGGAGATGGTGCCGGACTATTCTGAGGTCATAGCTACGATCGCGCGACGGTTGCCGCCGGGCGGGCGCCTCGCATCCATTGGGCTCAAGCATCCGGATCGATGGCCCGGTTGGCTGGTAGACTTTGCCATCGCAATCAACAAGCCGTTCGGGGTGAGCCGGGACTACCAAGACCTGGCGCCCTGGCAGGCCATGGATAGTCATCTCCACGACGTCACGTTCCAGGAATTATGGTGGGGCGCCGGATACCGATGCGTGGGAACTGGCCGCTCCTTAGGAACGGCGGTAGCAACGGCATGACCGAAACGCAAGGAGGTATGGCCGTTGTCTTCGACCGGGAGCTGACAAAGGCAAGCTCGGCTCCTGAGGCTTTCGACGTTATCGTCATCGGCGCAGGTCAATCGGGGCTGGCCATGGGGCATCGCCTCGCGCAATCTGACGTTCAGTTCGTAATCCTCGAAGCGTTAAGCGCAGTCGGGGATGTCTGGCGCCGGCGCTATGACGGGCTCACCCTGTTCACACCCCGGACCATGAGCGCGCTTCCGGGTCTGGCCCTTGATGGTGAACGCGATGGCTATGCCACCAGGGAAGAGTTCGGCAGCTATCTCGAGAGCTACGCGAGACGCTTCAATCTACCAGTCTACCTCGACCATCGTGTAGTGGCACTGGAGCAACATGGTGAGAGGACATTCTTTGTTCGGTGTGGCAATGGTCGGACCTTCACTGCGCCATCGGTGATCGTGGCAACAGGGCCATTTCAGGTACCAAAGATCCCTGCCATGGCTGCCGACGCGCCCAATATCGGGCACCTTATAGCAGAGACTTTCCGAGCCGCTGCCATCAGGGACCGCTCACGCGTCCTTGTTGTTGGCGACGGAGCCTCAGGGCGTGACATCGCGGCCGGCTTGTCCCGCGATCATGAGACATTTCTCGCAACCGGCAAGCCGCGCAAAATGCTGCCCGAGCGAGTTTTTGGCCGGAGTGTCTGGCAGTGGCTTAGGGTCTTTGGAATGCTCTC includes the following:
- a CDS encoding SCO family protein, yielding MTKTLRIIKFGAWGLLAFVALAIGLGAILERVNSSPSTGSTGSLAIGGPFELTAHTGETITNEDLAGTPYLVFFGFTHCPDVCPTTLAQLTAVLEQLGPQSEITPLFITVDPERDTQDIMADYVGYFDERILGLRGSLEQTEQAADAFAAYFEKVPLEDGGYTMDHTASVLMMDAQGEFAGTLDIHEPLDTQVEKLRRLTGADA
- a CDS encoding DUF411 domain-containing protein, producing MRYLTLAGLTVLIGTIASGAALAAQQAQVYSTSGCGCCLSWVRHLEENGYRAKVENLDMGALMLRKVDAGLGPDLAACHTAEIDGYLVEGHVPAREIDRLLAERPDAVGLVVPGMPSGSPGMGEPTPDMEPYDVLLLKQDGSTEVYASYP
- a CDS encoding ZIP family metal transporter gives rise to the protein MPTFIQVLLLSLLPAAGNFIGGIVAEFARVSDKALNRALHAASGIVVAVVAIEIMPEALGGASAVLVVIAFCLGGAAYVVLDRGLGTILGGSGEQGPWMIYAAVAIDLFSDGLMVGIGSTVSIGLALVLAIGQVTADLPEGFAAVANLRKSGISRTKRILLAASFAFASLLGATVGFWLLRDQDRTIQLAALAFVGGILLLAAVEDMLNEAHGASADASWSSASFIGGFALFTLISSFLG
- a CDS encoding class I SAM-dependent methyltransferase produces the protein MGLLSRSEIRCLYDRTAPIYDWALFAYRLLGVQAQRRTLIRMANIRSGDTVIDLGCGTGANFPFLVHAVGPQGRIIGIDLSTSMLERARALVDRKGWSNVDLIQGDIAEAPNRFEFDAAIAAFALEMVPDYSEVIATIARRLPPGGRLASIGLKHPDRWPGWLVDFAIAINKPFGVSRDYQDLAPWQAMDSHLHDVTFQELWWGAGYRCVGTGRSLGTAVATA
- a CDS encoding NAD(P)/FAD-dependent oxidoreductase, producing MTETQGGMAVVFDRELTKASSAPEAFDVIVIGAGQSGLAMGHRLAQSDVQFVILEALSAVGDVWRRRYDGLTLFTPRTMSALPGLALDGERDGYATREEFGSYLESYARRFNLPVYLDHRVVALEQHGERTFFVRCGNGRTFTAPSVIVATGPFQVPKIPAMAADAPNIGHLIAETFRAAAIRDRSRVLVVGDGASGRDIAAGLSRDHETFLATGKPRKMLPERVFGRSVWQWLRVFGMLSATRKSPIGRFMARADPFPHRGNALKDLARMGVRIRPRLTGLDRSSASFADGSNQQVDVVIWAVGYRNDYSWIRFEMDQGEGSEPVPGLFVIGRPWQFGRRSSLIAGAEPDSNIVSQAVLARHRHQISRHQGADHKHALNRKVS